One window from the genome of Nicotiana sylvestris chromosome 9, ASM39365v2, whole genome shotgun sequence encodes:
- the LOC138877415 gene encoding uncharacterized mitochondrial protein AtMg00810-like — translation MGSEFEMSMIGELNFFLGLQVKQSPKGTFICQQKYIRELLKRFDMEASKVIDTPIVTATRLDMDETGIPVNQTMFRGIIGSLLYLTASRPDIVFSVGLSARFQSNPKESHFKGAKKILRYLKGTLDLVLYYPSGDSFNLIGYVDADYAGYLVDRKSTFGMAHFLGSCLISWGTRKQNSVALSTAEAEYVAQNMKSALV, via the coding sequence atgggaagtgagtttgaaatgagtatgataggggaactgaacttcttcttgggtcttcaagtaaaacagtccccAAAGGGTACATTTATTTGTcaacaaaaatacatcagggagctcttgaagaggtttgacatggaagcatcaaaggtgatagacactcctATTGTTACggccactcgactggacatggatgaaactgggATTCCTGTGAATCAAACCATGTTTAGAGGTattattgggtctcttctctatcttACTGCCAGTAGACCTGATATTGTATTCAGTGTGGGGCTATCTGCAagatttcaatcaaatcccaaggaatctcatttcAAGGGAGCCAAAAAAATTCTGAGATATCTTAAAGGAACACTGGACCTGGTTCTTTATTATCCCTCAGGTGACAGCTTTAATCTCATTGGATATGTTGATGcagactatgcaggttatcttgtagATAGGAAAAGCACTTTTGGAATGGCTCACTTCCTAGGTTCATGTCTCatctcttggggcacaaggaagcaaaactcagtggctctttcaacagctgaagcagaatatgtagcaCAGAATATGAAGTCAGCCTTGGTTTAG